The genomic window TGCTCGTCCTCTCCTTGCTCAGCAGTGCTGGAGGTGCCCTGCAGTAGCCTGGCCAGCTACAGATTCGTGGATTTTCCTGCCAGCTCTCTCCAGGGTCCAGGGCAAGaccaccaccagcagcagcagagaagccCCAAACCCAGGATGTCCGTGCAGCGCCGGAGGaaagccagtgagagagagaagctgcggATGAGAAACCTGGCCGAGGCCCTGCTCACCCTCCGTAATTTCCTGCCTCCCGTCTACAGCCAAGGAGGCCGACCTCTCACCAAAATCCAGACTCTGAAATGCACCATCCAGTACATCCGGGAACTCTCAGACCTGCTCAACCCCCTCAGCGTGGAATGAGCCTCAGCAAGCCCCTGACTGGACCTTGCAAAccggggttttgttttgtttttttcttctcctggacaacagagagagagaaaaaaaagactttaCAAAGTCAATGACTTTTATTTCTTCAACAAGAATATTTGTTGTGTGCGGTGACTGAAGTCTTTGCATTCACTTCTTTCCTTTGCTTTTACGTAAAAAAAAGGATGATAAAAGAAAGGAGTCATGCAAAAAGCATTCTTAGCTTAAGGGGAACTTTTGTACATAACAAACTTTTGTATTCTCTCAGCTTGAAAGGAGTATTAAGTCGGCGAATTGTAAAATAAACGCGTAAGCAACAATCGGCAAATCATCATATAGCAGGGCAAACTGAAACTGCATGGAGTGCCTCCATAGCACCACCGTGGCAAACTGTGTGCTCCTGTATTCCGCATGGTTTGTTCATTTGTGTATGACCTGAATAGATGTGAAATATCAAAGTtttcaatgaaaaaaacaaaaaaacccaaacccttgTTTTGAGCAGTTTATCATCTTCTGAGTACAATACAAGTGCAAACTTAAGTAGCTTCAATAGAATAGAAAACTCAATGCAGGCAATTTCAGTTTCTGAAgaaattatgttttgttttgaatttagAGAACGTCTAACATTTGTAACCTGTTTCCTCCAGGTTAGGGCCCGACGTGGCTAAAAGCAGCATAAATACAATGTTTACCTCGTCTAAAAATAcagatgcacaaaaaaaaaaaaaaaaaatcggaaggAGCCCATCCCGAGTTTAGTTATTTTGTAGGCACTACGCAGGAGCAAACAGCCAGAGCAGCTCTTATTACAAACCATGAAACAAGCGCGCTGAACTCTTAAATGACTTTGACTACCAGGCGATAAATGTCTGATCACTCCCCACCATGAAATTGAGATGCCACGTTGTACATTTGCTTACCAATTGATTTCCTGGGATTTTTATTCGGTGTCAGAGACAGTAGTGCATAGCGGACAGGGGTAAG from Rhinatrema bivittatum chromosome 3, aRhiBiv1.1, whole genome shotgun sequence includes these protein-coding regions:
- the MSGN1 gene encoding mesogenin-1; amino-acid sequence: MDKLHQAVMELEYVLDSVPHPDTLFSSWEWRNKPETGGWNLISPPYTLSPASDASLESCSSSPCSAVLEVPCSSLASYRFVDFPASSLQGPGQDHHQQQQRSPKPRMSVQRRRKASEREKLRMRNLAEALLTLRNFLPPVYSQGGRPLTKIQTLKCTIQYIRELSDLLNPLSVE